CCGCCAAGACCCTCGCCGTGATCGCGGTGGAGGCGCTGCAGGCCGCGCTGATCTGCGCGGTGGCGCTGGCGCTCGGCTGGCAGCCGCACGGTGACCCGTTCTCGGTGGTCGTCCTGCTGCTGCTCGGCACGGCCGCGTTCAGCGGCTTCGGGCTGCTGATGGCGGGGACGCTGCGCGCCGAGGCCACCCTCGCCGCCGCCAACCTCGTCTACATCCTGCTGCTGGCGGTGGGCAGCGTCGTCTTCCCGCTGGAGGAGTTCCCCGGCCCGGTCCGCGGCGCCCTGGAGCTGCTGCCCATCGCGGCGCTGGCCGAGGGGCTGCGCGACGTCCTGCGCGACGGCGCGGCGCTGCCCGGCGGCCCGGTGCTCGTCCTCGCGGTGTGGGCGGCGGCGGGGCTCGCGCTGGCGGCCCGCTTCTTCCGGTGGGAGTAGCGGATGGCGCCCGCTGAGGCGCCCGGGCCCGCCGGACCGCCGCAGCGCGCCCCGCGGGCCGGGGCGCCGCGGGCCGGGGTGCGGCGCGTCCTGTCGCTGGGGTCGGTGCCGCCGCCCGCGCTGATCGTCCTCGGCATCATCTCCGTGCAGGTCGGCGCCGGGCTGGCCAAGGACCTGTTCGACCGGCTGCCGCCGAGCGCCGTGGTGTCGGTGCGCCTGCTCACGTCCGCGATCGTGCTGGGGTTCCTGACCCGCAGGGCGCTGCGGACGGTGCTGCGCGACCACTCCGGATCCAGCCTCGCCGTCGCCGCCTGCTTCGGGCTGGCGCTGGCGCTGATGAACTTCTCCATCTACCAGTCGTTCGCGCGGATCCCGCTGGGCGTGGCCGTCACGATCGAGTTCCTGGGACCGCTGTCGGTGGCGATCCTCGCGTCCCGGCGCGCGCTGGACGCGCTGTGGGCCGTGCTGGCCGGGACGGGCGTGGTGATGCTGGCCAGGGGCGGCGCCGAGGGCCTCGACCCGGTCGGCGTCGCGTTCGCGCTGCTCGCCGGCGTGGGCTGGGCCGCCTACATCCTGCTCACCGCCGCGACCGGGAAGCGCTTCTCCGGCGCCACCGGCCTGGCGCTCGCCAGCGTCGTCGGCACGGCCGCGGTGCTCCCCGCGGGCGCCGCCTCCGCCGGGTCCGCGCTGCTGGACCCGGAGCTGCTGCTGATCGGCGTCGGCGTCGGGCTGCTGTCGTCGGTCATCCCGTACTCGCTGGAGCTGGAGGCGCTGCGGCGCATGCCGGCCCGCGTGTTCGGGGTCCTGATGAGCCTGGAGCCCGCCGCGGCGGCGCTGGTGGGGATGCTGCTGCTCGGCGAGATCCTCACGCTGCGCCAGTGGGCCGCGATCTGCTGCGTCGTCATCGCCTGCGCCGGCGCCACGCGCGGGCAGAAGGACCCGCCGGAGGCGCCCGAGATCTGAGCAGGGCGCGCCCCTGCGGCGGCGCGCTCGTCCGGCCGGACCGCGGCGGGCCCGGCGACCCGCCGAGTGGCAGGCGGATGTGGCAGCGTGGAAGGATCTAACGCGACATTCTTCGAGTACCGACGAACCAGCACGGACGTCCAGCACGGAACGGAGAGGAGCCGCCGTGATCGGCCGGAGCGAGGACCAGGGGATTCCGCCCGAGTTCTTCGAGGCGGGGTCCGCGTCGTTCGTGGACCTCCTGCGCCTCCACTCCCCCGACCTGCTGCCGGTGAACCGGGTGCCGGAGGGGGACGCCCCCGACCTGCCGCACGGCACCACGGTCCTCGCGCTGACGTTCCCCGGCGGCGTCATGATGGCCGGCGACAGGCGGGCCACCCAGGGCAACCGCATCGCCTACCGCGACCTGGAGAAGGTGCAGCGCGGCGACGAGTACTCCGCCGTCGCGTTCGCCGGGACGGTCGGGCTCGCGATGGAGATGGTCCGGCTGTTCCAGGTGGAGCTGGAGCACTACGAGAAGATGGAGATGGCCCCGCTGTCGCTGCCGGGCAAGGCCCGCCGCCTCGGCGCCGTCGTCCAGGCCAACCTCGCCCACGCCCTGCAGGGCCTCGCCGTCGTCCCGCTGTTCGCCGGGTACGACCCCGGCACCGGCGAGGGCCACATCTACACCTACGACATCACCGGGTCCCCGCAGGAGGCGCGCCACTACCACGCCGACGGGTCGGGCTCCCCCTTCGCGATGGGCGCGCTGAAGAAGCTCTACCGCCCCGACCTCTCCCTGGAGGACGCCGCGACGGTCTGCGTCCACGCGCTGTACGACGCGGCGGACGACGACACCGCCACCGGCGGGCCCGACCCGTCCCGGCGCATCTACCCGACGATCGCGGTGGTCACCGACGACGGCTACCGCCGCCTGCCCGAGGACGAGGTGTCGGCGATCGTCGGCGAGGTGATGCGGAGCCGGATGGACAGCCCCGGCGGACCGGTCGCGCCCCTGCGCTAGACGCCGCCGGGCTGCCCCCCCGGCCGCCCGCTCCCGGCCGGGGCGGTCCTCCGGACTGGCCGGCGGACGCGCGGGTCCGCGGGAACGTCGGGGGCGGCTCCTAGACTCGGTGGCATGGCACGGGCGAACGAGGAGGCCGCCGAGCTCCTGCGGGAACTGGCCGACCTCCTCTCGATCACCGGGGGCGACGCCTTCAAGATCCGGGCGTACGAGAAGGCCGCCCGGGCCGTCGCCGGGCATCCCGACGACATCTCCGGCCTCGACCTGGCCGGGCTGCGCGCGATCCCCGCGGTGGGCGACGCGATCGCCAGGAAGATCCTCGACTACACCCGGACCGGAACCATCCGGCAGGTCGAGGAGCTGCGCGCCCGGATCCCCGCCGGGGTCAGGGCGCTGACGGCGATCCCGACGCTCGGCCCGAAGAAGGCCCTCGTCCTGTACGAGGAGCTGGGCGTGTCGTCGGTGGACGAGCTCGAGGCCGCGATCCGCGCGGGGCGGCTGCGCGGGCTGAAGGGCTTCGGGCCGAAGACGGAGGAGAACATCCTCCGCGGCATCGAGCTGATGCGCGGCTCCCGCGAGCGGGTGCTGCTCGACGCCGCCGCGGGCGTGGCCGACGAGGTCGTCGAGGTGCTGTCCGCGCTGCCGCAGGTGGAGCGCTGCGCGCACGCGGGGTCCCTGCGGCGGATGCGGGAGACGGTCGGCGACGTGGACGTCCTGGCGGCGTCCCGCGACCCGCGGCCGGTCATGGAGGCGTTCACCGCGCTGCCCCTCGCCGCCGAGGTCGTCGCGAGCGGCGAGAAGAAGACCTCGGTGCGCACGGCCAAGGGCCTCCAGGTCGACCTGCGCGTCGTCCCGCCCGAGTCCTGGGGCGCTGCCCTGCAGTACTTCACCGGATCGCAGGCGCACAACATCCGCACCCGGGAGATCGCCGTCAAGGCGGGCCTCAGGCTGTCGGAGTACGGGCTGTTCGACGCCGAGTCCGACGAGCTGATCGTGTCCGAGACGGAGGAGGAGGTCTACGAGCGGCTCGGCCTGCCGTGGATCCATCCGGCGCTGCGCGAGGACACCGGCGAGATCGAGGCCGCCCTGAAGGGCGAGCTGCCGCGGCTGGTCACCGAGGACGACCTGCGCGGCGACCTGCACAGCCACACCGACCTCACCGACGGCGTCGCGTCCCTGGAGGACATGGTCGCCGCCGCGCACGCCCGCGGCCTGGAGTACTACGCGATCACCGACCACGCGCCGAACCTGGTCATGCAGCGCATGACGGACGAGAAGATGCTCGCCCAGCGCGCCCGCGTCGCCGAGCTGCAGGCCCGCTACCCGGACCTCGCGCTCCTCCACGGCACCGAGCTGAACATCGACCCGGACGGCGGGGTCGACTGGGACGCCGATTTCCTGTCCGGCTTCGACGTGTGCGTGGCCTCGATCCACTCGCACTTCAACCTGGACCGGGACGCGATGACCCGACGCCTCGTCCGCGCCTGCGAGAACCCCCGCGTCCACGTGATCGGGCACCCGACCGCCCGGAGCATCGGCCGCCGCCCGCCCGTCGACGCCGACTGGGACGAGGTGTTCCGCTGCGCCGCCCGCACCGGCACCGCCCTGGAGGTCGACTCGTTCCCCGACCGCCTGGACCTGCCCGCCGACCTGATCCGCCGCGCCAGGCGGTTCGGGGTGAAGTTCGCCGTGGACACCGACGCCCACTCCGTCGGCCACCACCGCAACATCCGCTACGGCGTCGGCACCGCCCAGCGCGGCTGGCTCACCCCCGACGACGTCATCAACACCTGGCCGCTGGACCGCCTCCGCGCCTTCCTGCGGAAGTCCTGACCCGGCGGGCGGATCTGACCCGGCGGCCGGATTTGACGCGGCGGGCGGATCTGACGCGGCGGGCGGGCGGCCGGTCAGGCGGGCTGGGGGTTCCCGGCGGGCGACGGCCCGGAACCGGTCCGCGCCCCCCGCCGCCCGGACGCCTCCGGCTCGTCGGACGGCGCGGGCAGCTCGGACGGCTCGGGCGGAGCGGTCACCGCCGCGACGGGGACGCCGCCGCGGTCGCGGAGGGCGAAGAACAGCCGGAACGCCGCGATCCACATCAGCACCGACCCGAGCATGTGCAGCAGGACCAGGCCCTCGGGGACGCCGAGGAAGTACTGGAGGTAGCCGACGGCGCCCTGGAGCACGATGAGGGCCGCAAGCTCGTGGCCGCGGCGGCGGGCCGCCGCGGGCGCGCCCGTCTGGTGCAGGGCGATGAGGACGGCCACCGTCAGCCCCGCGGTGACCCAGGCCAGGACGCTGTGCACGCGGGCGACCTCGGTGATGTCGAAGCCGTACCGGCGGGAGTCGGCGTCGCCCGCGTGGGGGCCGGTCCCGGTGACGACGGTCCCCGCGATGAGCACGGCGGCGCAGGACGCCAGCAGCGCGGCGGTGAGGCCCCGCGTCCACGGGCCGGCGAGCCGCAGGGCCGGCGCGTCGCCCTCCCCTGCGCGGACCCACAGGGCCACGCAGAACACCAGCAGGGCGGGCGAGACGAGGAAGTGCAGCGAGACCGCGGCCGGGTGCAGCTTGGTCAGCACCACGATCCCCCCGATGATCGCCTGCGCGACGAC
The sequence above is drawn from the Actinomadura hallensis genome and encodes:
- a CDS encoding ABC transporter permease, with amino-acid sequence MVLSQTGYELRTMLRNGEQLLLTMIIPVVLLTLFSTTSLLDLGDGPRVDFLAPGVLALAVMSTAFTGQAIGTGFERRYGVLKRLGATPLPRAGLIAAKTLAVIAVEALQAALICAVALALGWQPHGDPFSVVVLLLLGTAAFSGFGLLMAGTLRAEATLAAANLVYILLLAVGSVVFPLEEFPGPVRGALELLPIAALAEGLRDVLRDGAALPGGPVLVLAVWAAAGLALAARFFRWE
- a CDS encoding EamA family transporter, producing MAPAEAPGPAGPPQRAPRAGAPRAGVRRVLSLGSVPPPALIVLGIISVQVGAGLAKDLFDRLPPSAVVSVRLLTSAIVLGFLTRRALRTVLRDHSGSSLAVAACFGLALALMNFSIYQSFARIPLGVAVTIEFLGPLSVAILASRRALDALWAVLAGTGVVMLARGGAEGLDPVGVAFALLAGVGWAAYILLTAATGKRFSGATGLALASVVGTAAVLPAGAASAGSALLDPELLLIGVGVGLLSSVIPYSLELEALRRMPARVFGVLMSLEPAAAALVGMLLLGEILTLRQWAAICCVVIACAGATRGQKDPPEAPEI
- the prcB gene encoding proteasome subunit beta translates to MIGRSEDQGIPPEFFEAGSASFVDLLRLHSPDLLPVNRVPEGDAPDLPHGTTVLALTFPGGVMMAGDRRATQGNRIAYRDLEKVQRGDEYSAVAFAGTVGLAMEMVRLFQVELEHYEKMEMAPLSLPGKARRLGAVVQANLAHALQGLAVVPLFAGYDPGTGEGHIYTYDITGSPQEARHYHADGSGSPFAMGALKKLYRPDLSLEDAATVCVHALYDAADDDTATGGPDPSRRIYPTIAVVTDDGYRRLPEDEVSAIVGEVMRSRMDSPGGPVAPLR
- the polX gene encoding DNA polymerase/3'-5' exonuclease PolX yields the protein MARANEEAAELLRELADLLSITGGDAFKIRAYEKAARAVAGHPDDISGLDLAGLRAIPAVGDAIARKILDYTRTGTIRQVEELRARIPAGVRALTAIPTLGPKKALVLYEELGVSSVDELEAAIRAGRLRGLKGFGPKTEENILRGIELMRGSRERVLLDAAAGVADEVVEVLSALPQVERCAHAGSLRRMRETVGDVDVLAASRDPRPVMEAFTALPLAAEVVASGEKKTSVRTAKGLQVDLRVVPPESWGAALQYFTGSQAHNIRTREIAVKAGLRLSEYGLFDAESDELIVSETEEEVYERLGLPWIHPALREDTGEIEAALKGELPRLVTEDDLRGDLHSHTDLTDGVASLEDMVAAAHARGLEYYAITDHAPNLVMQRMTDEKMLAQRARVAELQARYPDLALLHGTELNIDPDGGVDWDADFLSGFDVCVASIHSHFNLDRDAMTRRLVRACENPRVHVIGHPTARSIGRRPPVDADWDEVFRCAARTGTALEVDSFPDRLDLPADLIRRARRFGVKFAVDTDAHSVGHHRNIRYGVGTAQRGWLTPDDVINTWPLDRLRAFLRKS
- a CDS encoding COX15/CtaA family protein gives rise to the protein MAERPSSDLPSRMWNAVWRPTPGSLRLLALFGVIGNVLIVVSGGAVRVTQSGLGCPDWPRCSGDSLVPTHDPDHPLLNMSIEFGNRLVTFVVLTAGLLVFIAALRLRPRRKELVWWALAQPMSVVAQAIIGGIVVLTKLHPAAVSLHFLVSPALLVFCVALWVRAGEGDAPALRLAGPWTRGLTAALLASCAAVLIAGTVVTGTGPHAGDADSRRYGFDITEVARVHSVLAWVTAGLTVAVLIALHQTGAPAAARRRGHELAALIVLQGAVGYLQYFLGVPEGLVLLHMLGSVLMWIAAFRLFFALRDRGGVPVAAVTAPPEPSELPAPSDEPEASGRRGARTGSGPSPAGNPQPA